A genomic region of Nitrospinota bacterium contains the following coding sequences:
- a CDS encoding tetratricopeptide repeat protein, translated as MPDIDEKLLRAFGELVSVKIGLRPRPGDENILRSAILTRIKSGKSRSPEEYYQLVDSDTEQGQLERHELAAHFTVGETYFFRDRGQFALIRSVILPEIIKRRGEDKTLRIWSAGCATGEEPYSLAMVLDELIPKNSGWEAMILGSDVREDFLAKARGGIFGEWSFRSISKDGRNKYFKKLNERQWELRGHIRKMVTFRAADLAGADYPEGMDLILCRNLLLYYERNFVTAIVNKLSAALGDGGYLITGHGELFSTPVEGLSHKVYPESVVYQKTSGQAQPSMALVAPKTRGEPVFQNFIQIPEPHIISAPVRYVPPAGNEDPAPEPESPQDPFKGLEAALEQGRYQEAAAKAENILRDAPGSVKALCYAARAMANTGDHKTAAAYLERAVAADWNSVEPHYLLANIAEENGDRAKAKEELNKVIYLAPKYIPAYMDMAAIHENENDFDRARKMRLSALAVLKAGPEKALIAPYGNMTAKELINHLEKMLEEGLAV; from the coding sequence ATGCCGGATATTGATGAAAAGCTCCTGCGCGCCTTCGGGGAGCTTGTATCGGTCAAAATAGGGTTGCGCCCGCGCCCGGGCGACGAAAACATCCTGCGCTCCGCCATCCTCACCCGGATAAAGTCCGGCAAATCACGCTCGCCGGAAGAATACTACCAGCTGGTGGATTCAGACACGGAGCAAGGCCAGCTGGAGCGCCACGAGCTGGCCGCGCATTTCACCGTGGGGGAAACATATTTCTTCAGGGACCGGGGCCAGTTCGCCCTTATCCGGAGCGTGATATTGCCCGAAATTATAAAACGGCGCGGTGAAGATAAAACCCTGAGGATATGGAGCGCCGGTTGCGCCACCGGTGAGGAGCCGTATTCGCTGGCCATGGTGTTGGATGAGCTGATACCCAAAAATTCCGGGTGGGAAGCGATGATCCTTGGCTCCGACGTGAGGGAGGATTTTTTGGCGAAAGCCCGGGGCGGGATATTCGGGGAATGGTCTTTCCGCTCGATTTCCAAAGATGGCCGGAATAAATATTTCAAGAAGCTAAATGAAAGGCAATGGGAGCTACGCGGCCATATAAGGAAAATGGTCACGTTCCGCGCGGCAGACCTGGCTGGCGCGGATTACCCGGAAGGGATGGACCTTATCCTGTGCCGCAACCTTCTCTTGTACTACGAGCGGAACTTCGTGACGGCCATCGTAAATAAACTCTCCGCCGCCCTTGGCGATGGCGGTTATCTGATAACGGGCCATGGCGAGTTGTTCTCCACGCCGGTTGAGGGCTTGAGCCACAAGGTATATCCGGAATCGGTGGTTTACCAGAAAACATCCGGCCAGGCCCAACCATCCATGGCATTGGTGGCGCCTAAAACCCGCGGGGAGCCTGTATTCCAAAACTTCATACAAATACCGGAGCCGCATATTATCTCAGCGCCGGTCAGGTATGTTCCGCCCGCAGGGAATGAAGATCCGGCTCCAGAGCCGGAATCCCCGCAAGACCCGTTTAAAGGACTGGAAGCCGCGCTGGAACAGGGCCGTTACCAGGAAGCGGCGGCGAAAGCGGAGAATATCCTGCGGGACGCGCCGGGATCGGTAAAAGCCCTTTGTTACGCCGCCCGGGCCATGGCCAACACCGGCGACCATAAAACAGCGGCCGCTTATCTGGAAAGGGCCGTGGCGGCGGACTGGAACTCCGTGGAGCCCCATTATCTGCTGGCGAACATCGCCGAGGAAAACGGGGATCGCGCGAAAGCCAAAGAGGAGCTTAATAAAGTAATATACCTGGCGCCGAAATATATCCCGGCGTATATGGACATGGCGGCCATCCACGAAAATGAAAACGATTTTGACCGGGCGCGAAAAATGCGCCTGTCCGCGCTGGCGGTACTGAAGGCGGGGCCGGAGAAGGCGTTGATAGCGCCTTACGGGAACATGACGGCCAAAGAGCTTATAAACCATCTGGAAAAAATGCTGGAAGAGGGCCTGGCGGTGTAG